The following coding sequences lie in one Anomaloglossus baeobatrachus isolate aAnoBae1 chromosome 7, aAnoBae1.hap1, whole genome shotgun sequence genomic window:
- the LOC142246008 gene encoding gamma-crystallin-3-like produces MGKIIFYEDRNFQGRSYECNSECPDLSSYFKRCNSIRVESGNWILFEQPNYRGHQYFLHRGEYPDFQQWMGYNDSIRSCRLSPQHHGSFRIRIYEKEDFRGQMMEFTEDCPHVLERFRYHDINSAHVQDGYWMFYEEPNYRGRQFYLRPGEYRRHTEWGATTPRIGSFRRVHHFQ; encoded by the exons ATGGGAAAG ATTATCTTCTATGAAGACCGAAATTTCCAGGGTCGCTCTTATGAGTGCAACTCTGAGTGTCCAGATTTGTCTTCATATTTCAAACGTTGCAACTCTATCCGTGTAGAAAGTGGAAACTGGATCTTGTTTGAACAGCCCAACTATAGAGGACACCAGTACTTTCTTCATAGAGGAGAGTATCCTGACTTCCAGCAGTGGATGGGTTACAATGACTCAATTCGTTCTTGCCGTTTGAGTCCTCAG CATCATGGATCATTTAGAATCAGGATCTACGAAAAAGAAGACTTCAGAGGCCAAATGATGGAGTTCACTGAAGATTGTCCTCATGTGCTTGAGAGATTTCGCTACCATGACATTAATTCAGCCCACGTGCAAGATGGATACTGGATGTTTTATGAGGAACCAAACTATAGAGGCCGTCAGTTTTACCTGAGACCTGGAGAGTACAGACGACACACTGAGTGGGGAGCTACCACTCCTAGAATTGGTTCTTTTAGGCGGGTTCACCACTTTCAGTGA